The Halioglobus maricola genome segment AGCCAGCGCGAGGTGGCGGTTGCCGCTGACAGCGCGGCCCTGTTCCAGCGCCTGGGTATGGCGGTGGACGTGGCCGGGGAGGAATCGCTGGTGATCCGTGAAATCCCGGTTAGCCTGCGCGACTCCGATGTGGAGCAACTCTTGCGCGACGTGCTCGCCGACCTGATTGAATACGGCAGTTCCGAACGGATCGAGGCACACATGGACGAGATACTCTCCACCATGGCCTGCCACGGCTCCGTGCGCGCCAATCGCCGTCTCACGGTGCCCGAAATGAACGCGTTGCTGCGCGATATGGAAGAGACCGAGCGCTCCGGCCAGTGCAACCACGGCCGTCCCACCTGGACCCAGATGGGGCTGGATGAGCTGGACAAGTTGTTCCTGCGGGGCCGATGAGCACATCACCCGTCAAACCACCCCTGATTTGTCTGATGGGGCCTACCGCCTCGGGCAAGACCGACCTTGCCATCGCACTTGCGCAGCAACTCAACTGCGAATTAGTGAGTGTTGACTCCGCGCTGGTCTACCGCGGGCTGGATATTGGCAGCGCCAAGCCGGACTACCCGCACCAGCTGGTGGACATTCGCGACCCGGCCCAGCCCTATTCTGCAGCGGACTTCGCCGCCGATGCCAATCGCCTCGCGGACGAGATCACCGCGCGCGGCAATATCCCGCTGTTTGTGGGCGGCACCATGCTTTATTTCAAGGCTTTCCTCGAGCCGATGGCGGAGATGCCGTCGGCAGACCCGGCTATTCGCGCCGCGATCGAAGCGGAAGCCGAGGCCCGGGGCTGGCCGCATATCCACGCGCAGTTGGCCGAGGTGGACCCGACCGCCGCCGCGCGCATTCACCCCAATCACTCCCAGCGGCTGGCGCGGGCGTTGGAGGTTTACCGGGCCACCGGTATATCAATGACTGAGCATCACGCCCAGGGCGATGCCGCCGCCCATAACCCCTTCGACCGCTATGACATCCGCCAGCTGGCGATTTGCCCCACTGAAAGAGCGGTTTTGCACCAGCGCATTGCCCTGCGTTTCGAGCTTATGATGAAGGCGGGGTTTGTGGAGGAGGTGCAGGGCTTGTATCGACGTGGCGATCTGCACGTGGACCTGCCCGCCGTGCGCGCCGTGGGCTATCGTCAACTTTGGCAACACCTGGACGGTGAGTGCAGCCTGGAGGACGCGCTGGAAAAAGGCGTCGCCGCCACCCGCCAACTGGCCAAACGCCAGCTCACCTGGCTGCGCAAATGGCCCGATCTTGCATGGATCTACACCGATAAGGACGGCAATCTGGAAAAATTTGCCTCGCCTCAGGAACCTTCCCGGAAAAATTGGGGTCTGACCCCAGTGGAGGCGGCCTTGAACTATTTGCGGGTTGCCCCCATGTAGAAATCCACGGATGCACTATAATGTGTGCAGTGGTACCGAGGGCCCGTAACCCTCGCTGGACGCCAAGGGGTACGTAAGTACGGCGCCGGTGCAGGCAGAAGGCCAGTTATTTATTTTTTTCGGCTCGATTTGAGCCTATGAGGAGAGTTCCCATGTCAAAAGGGCATACCCTACAAGACCCTTACCTGAATATTTTGCGTAAGGAGCGAGTTCCCGTCTCCATCTACCTGGTAAACGGCATCAAGCTGCAGGGCCAGATTGAGTCATTCGACCAGTTCGTCGTGTTGCTGAAGAACACAGTCAGCCAGATGGTATACAAGCACGCGATCTCCACTGTTGTTCCCAGCCGCGTGGTGCGTCTGCCCATGCAGCATCCGCCGGAAGAGGGCGGTGATAGTTAAGGATACCGGCCGCGGCTGCCATTGCAGCCGCAAGCTGATCTTTCGCTGCGGGGAAAATTCCCGAGGTAATTTTGTTTTTTGATCGACCCGAGTCCGGGGAGCGAGCTGTGCTCGTTCACCTGAACCTTGACAGCGAATCCGAGCGGGAAGACCCCCGCGAATTTGAAGAACTCGTGCTCTCAGCAGGAGGGGATCCGGCTGCCTACGTTATGGGCTCGCGCACCGCGCCCCATCCCGGCACCTTTGTCGGCTCAGGCAAGCTCGATGAAATTCGCGACGAGGTCGCCCTGCATGAGGCAGAGGTGGTGATGTTCAATCACAGCCTCAGCCCCAGCCAGGAGCGCAACCTGGAAGCCGAGCTGGAATGCCGGGTGCTGGACCGCACCGGCCTGATTCTCGCGATTTTCGCCCAGCGCGCCCGCACCCACGAGGGCAAGCTGCAAGTTGAGCTGGCCCAGTTGCGCCATATGAGCACAAGGCTGGTGCGCGGCTGGACTCACCTGGAGCGGCAGAAAGGCGGTATCGGCCTGCGCGGCCCGGGTGAAACCCAGCTGGAAACGGACCGTCGCCTGTTGCGGGTGCGGATCAAGTCGATTACCGGGCGGCTGGAAAAGGTGCGCAAGCAGCGCGACCAGGGCCGCCGTTCGCGTCGTCGTCAGGAAATCCCCACTGTCTCGTTGGTCGGGTACACCAACGCGGGCAAATCGACCCTGTTTAATTACATTACCCAGTCTGGCGTGTACGCCGCCGACCAGTTGTTTGCCACCCTTGACCCGACCCTGCGCCGGCTCGAGCTGGAAAACGTGGGCCCGGTCGTGCTGGCGGACACCGTGGGTTTTATCGCCCATCTGCCGCACAAGCTGGTGGAAGCATTTAAGGCGACGCTGGAGGAAACCCTCAACGCCGATTTGCTGCTGCACGTGATCGACGCTGCCAGCGGCGAGCGCGAGGACAATATCTTCCAGGTGCACGATGTGCTGCAGGAGATTGGCGCGGAAGAGATCCCGCGGCTGGAAGTTTTCAACAAACTCGATCTGCTGGAGCAGCAGCCGCGTATAGATCGCGATGCCGATGGCAAACCCGAGCGGGTCTGGCTGAGTGCCGTGACCGGTGCCGGTGTCGACCTGCTGCTGCAGGCGGTGAGCGAACTGGTGGGCCAGGACATGGTCAACGAAGCGCTGGATCTTGCCCCGGACCAGGGGCAGCTGCGGGCGGCGTTTTACGCCCTGGGCGCTGTGGAATCGGAAGATTATGCCGATGATGGCACTGCGCAGCTGCAGGTGAGACTGCCGCGCGCTGATTGGAATCGACTAATGAAGAAAGGCCCTGAGCCTTTGTTCTAAAATTTGATAGACTCACACCACTTTTTAACCAAGGAGTTTCAACATGGCCTGGAATGAACCGGGTGGCGGTAACAACAAGGGGCCTAACGACCCCTGGGGCAATGGCGACCAAGGGCCGCCGGACCTCGATGAAGCGCTGAAGAAGTTGCAGGAAAAACTGGGTGGCCTGTTTGGCGGCGGCGGTTCTTCCGGTGGCAGCTCAAAAGGTAGCGCTGGTTTCCCTATTGGCGTAGTGGTGGTTGTGGCCGTTGTCGGCCTGTTGGTGTGGGGCCTGATGGGCTTCTACCAGATCGATCAGCAGGAGCGCGCCGTGGTGCTGCGCTTCGGCAAGTACTACGACACCGTGCAGCCGGGCCTCCAGTGGAACCCGCCGGGCATCGACGTGGTGACCAAGGTCAACACGACCAAGGTTCGCGCCGCGACCCTCAGCGAGTCCATGCTCACCCAGGACGAGAATATCGTCGAGGTGAAACTCTCTGTGCAGTACGTGATCGACGACCCCACCAGTTTTGTCCTCAAGGTACGCGACCCTGAGCGCTCATTGCAGCATGCTGCACAGAGTGCCCTGCGCCACGTTGTCGGTGGCACCAGCATGGACCTCGTACTAACCGAGGGCCGCGCCCAGATCGGTATCGATGTGAAGCAGCGCCTGCAGGAATACCTGAACATCTACGAGACCGGCATTCTGGTCTCCGCGGTGAACGTTGACGACTCCAGACCGCCCAGCCAGGTCGAGGCCGCGTTTAACGACGTGATCAAGGCTCGCGAGGACGAGGAGCGGGTCAAGAACGAAGCTCAGGCCTACGCCAATGCAGTGGTGCCAGAGGCCCGCGGTCAGGCTCAGCGCCAGGTCGAGGAAGCGAGCGCCTACCGCGAACAGGTGATCGCCAATGCCGAGGGTGAGGCCGAGCGCTTTATCCAGCTGCTCACCGAATACGAGAAAGCGCCGGAAGTCACCCGCGAACGTCTGTACCTCGATGCGGTGCAGGGCGTGTATGCCAACACCAGCAAAGTGATGGTGGATGTAGAGGGCGGCAACAATATGATGTACCTGCCACTGGACAAGCTCGCCGAGCAGAGCAAGGTCCGCAGCACTTCGGGCAGTACAACGTTTGATTCCGCCACCTTGCGTGAGCTCACCAACCAGGTCACTGAGCAGCTGCGTCGCGACGCCGCGGCCAGTGGCAGTTCCAGCCGCAGAGGAGGGCGCTAATCATGTCTAATCGCAATTTAACCGTCATGATCCTGATTGCGCTTGTGGTCTTTGTCGGCAGCCGCTCAATCTATGTCATCAAGGAAACCGAACGGGGCGTGTTGCTCAAGTTTGGTGAAGTGGTCAATCCGAATATCCAACCCGGCCTGCACTTCAAGGTTCCCTTTGTGAACAACGTGCGCAAGTTTGATGGCCGCGTGCTGACTGTGGACTCCCAGCCCGAGCCCTTCTTCACCCAGGAGAAGAAAGCGCTGATTGTGGATTCATACGCCAAGTTCAAGGTGTCGGACACGCAGAAGTTCTACACCGCCACTAACGGCGAGGAAGCGCGCGCCATGGGCCTGCTGGCCCAGCGTATTAACGACGGCCTGCGTAACGAGGTGGCCGTGCGCACGATCCAGGAAGTGGTTTCCGGTGAGCGCGATCAGCTCATGCTGAGGCTCGCTGACAGCCTGCGCGACGTGGTCAACGCCGAGCTGGGTGTGGAGCTGGTCGATGTGCGGGTGAAGCAGATCGACCTGCCGCGCGACGTCTCTGAGTCTGTGTACCAGCGGATGAACGCCGAGCGTGAGAAGGAAGCCCGTGAGCACCGCGCCCAGGGCCAGGAACTGGCTGAGGGTATTCGCGCCGCCGCCGACCGCGAGGTCACGGTGATTGCAGCGAACGCTTACCGCGATGCCCAGCTAGTGCGAGGTGAAGGTGACGCTATAGCCACCAACACCTATGCCGAGGCCTTCAACCGTGACCCTGAGTTCTACTCGTTCACGCGTAGCCTCAAGGCCTATCAGGAAGCGTTCCAGGGCCAGGGCGACGTGCTGTTGCTGCAGCCCGATAGCGAGTTCTTCCGCTACCTGAAAGACTCCAGCGGCGGCAAGTAACGGCCGCTGGATTCACGTCCAAAGGGTATGATGCTGCCCCTCTGATGTGGTAGCATCCCGCAACCGTGGGATTCGTCGTTTGTGCCACAAGCGATGAAGCCACGGTTTTTTGTGTCTGGCGGTTTTGAAAGGGGGAAATGTGGATTTCTGGCAGGTTCTCCCGGTAGCGCTGGCACTGGTAATGATTATTG includes the following:
- the miaA gene encoding tRNA (adenosine(37)-N6)-dimethylallyltransferase MiaA → MSTSPVKPPLICLMGPTASGKTDLAIALAQQLNCELVSVDSALVYRGLDIGSAKPDYPHQLVDIRDPAQPYSAADFAADANRLADEITARGNIPLFVGGTMLYFKAFLEPMAEMPSADPAIRAAIEAEAEARGWPHIHAQLAEVDPTAAARIHPNHSQRLARALEVYRATGISMTEHHAQGDAAAHNPFDRYDIRQLAICPTERAVLHQRIALRFELMMKAGFVEEVQGLYRRGDLHVDLPAVRAVGYRQLWQHLDGECSLEDALEKGVAATRQLAKRQLTWLRKWPDLAWIYTDKDGNLEKFASPQEPSRKNWGLTPVEAALNYLRVAPM
- the hfq gene encoding RNA chaperone Hfq — encoded protein: MSKGHTLQDPYLNILRKERVPVSIYLVNGIKLQGQIESFDQFVVLLKNTVSQMVYKHAISTVVPSRVVRLPMQHPPEEGGDS
- the hflX gene encoding ribosome rescue GTPase HflX produces the protein MFFDRPESGERAVLVHLNLDSESEREDPREFEELVLSAGGDPAAYVMGSRTAPHPGTFVGSGKLDEIRDEVALHEAEVVMFNHSLSPSQERNLEAELECRVLDRTGLILAIFAQRARTHEGKLQVELAQLRHMSTRLVRGWTHLERQKGGIGLRGPGETQLETDRRLLRVRIKSITGRLEKVRKQRDQGRRSRRRQEIPTVSLVGYTNAGKSTLFNYITQSGVYAADQLFATLDPTLRRLELENVGPVVLADTVGFIAHLPHKLVEAFKATLEETLNADLLLHVIDAASGEREDNIFQVHDVLQEIGAEEIPRLEVFNKLDLLEQQPRIDRDADGKPERVWLSAVTGAGVDLLLQAVSELVGQDMVNEALDLAPDQGQLRAAFYALGAVESEDYADDGTAQLQVRLPRADWNRLMKKGPEPLF
- the hflK gene encoding FtsH protease activity modulator HflK, which translates into the protein MAWNEPGGGNNKGPNDPWGNGDQGPPDLDEALKKLQEKLGGLFGGGGSSGGSSKGSAGFPIGVVVVVAVVGLLVWGLMGFYQIDQQERAVVLRFGKYYDTVQPGLQWNPPGIDVVTKVNTTKVRAATLSESMLTQDENIVEVKLSVQYVIDDPTSFVLKVRDPERSLQHAAQSALRHVVGGTSMDLVLTEGRAQIGIDVKQRLQEYLNIYETGILVSAVNVDDSRPPSQVEAAFNDVIKAREDEERVKNEAQAYANAVVPEARGQAQRQVEEASAYREQVIANAEGEAERFIQLLTEYEKAPEVTRERLYLDAVQGVYANTSKVMVDVEGGNNMMYLPLDKLAEQSKVRSTSGSTTFDSATLRELTNQVTEQLRRDAAASGSSSRRGGR
- the hflC gene encoding protease modulator HflC, which translates into the protein MSNRNLTVMILIALVVFVGSRSIYVIKETERGVLLKFGEVVNPNIQPGLHFKVPFVNNVRKFDGRVLTVDSQPEPFFTQEKKALIVDSYAKFKVSDTQKFYTATNGEEARAMGLLAQRINDGLRNEVAVRTIQEVVSGERDQLMLRLADSLRDVVNAELGVELVDVRVKQIDLPRDVSESVYQRMNAEREKEAREHRAQGQELAEGIRAAADREVTVIAANAYRDAQLVRGEGDAIATNTYAEAFNRDPEFYSFTRSLKAYQEAFQGQGDVLLLQPDSEFFRYLKDSSGGK